In a single window of the Vicia villosa cultivar HV-30 ecotype Madison, WI unplaced genomic scaffold, Vvil1.0 ctg.000048F_1_1, whole genome shotgun sequence genome:
- the LOC131622995 gene encoding sucrose transport protein SUC1-like gives MDNPNNDSSGISSIQLESASNRKPSPLRKMVAVASIAAGIQFGWALQLSLLTPYIQLLGVPHKWAANIWLCGPISGMIIQPIVGYYSDRLRSRFGRRRPFIFFGAIAVAIAVFLIGYAADLGHSLGDDLKKKTRPKAVVIFVFGFWILDVANNMLQGPCRAFIGDLAAEDHKRMRTGNALFSFFMAVGNVLGYAAGSYRKLFMMFPFTKTEACNEFCANLKTCFFIAIFLLIVLSAFALLYVEDIPLPSLESKSQTQTQTQTEPEQQVSCSGEILGAFNGLQKPMWMLMLVTAINWVAWFPFFLFDTDWMGHEVYGGNPGDDAYSRGVRAGAMGLMINAVVLALMSLAVEPLGRFVGGAKRLWGIVNIILAVGLAMTIVITKAAQHERRVSDGDTPSAGIKAASLVFFAVLGIPLAINFSVPFALASIYSSATGAGQGLSLGVLNIAVVVPQMIVSALSGPWDSLFGGGNLPAFVVGVVAAVISGVLAIIVLPTPKPTDVAKASFAGGFH, from the exons ATGGATAATCCTAACAATGACAGCTCTGGAATTTCATCTATTCAGTTAGAATCTGCTTCAAACAGAAAACCATCCCCTCTCCGTAAGATGGTAGCAGTTGCTTCCATTGCAGCCGGCATCCAGTTCGGTTGGGCCCTGCAGCTATCTCTATTAACACCATACATCCAGCTGCTTGGCGTCCCACATAAATGGGCCGCCAACATCTGGTTGTGCGGTCCAATTTCCGGCATGATCATCCAACCGATCGTTGGATATTACAGCGATCGGTTACGTTCTCGTTTTGGTCGCCGCCGTCCCTTCATCTTCTTTGGTGCAATCGCAGTCGCGATAGCAGTGTTCCTCATCGGCTACGCAGCTGATCTAGGCCACTCCTTGGGCGACGATCTCAAGAAAAAGACTCGACCGAAAGCTGTTGTCATCTTTGTCTTCGGTTTTTGGATACTAGACGTCGCTAATAACATGCTCCAAGGACCTTGTCGTGCCTTCATCGGCGACCTTGCTGCTGAAGACCATAAAAGAATGAGAACAGGTAACGCCCTGTTCTCATTTTTCATGGCCGTGGGAAATGTCCTTGGTTACGCGGCAGGCTCTTACCGTAAACTCTTCATGATGTTCCCTTTCACAAAAACCGAAGCCTGTAACGAGTTTTGCGCAAATCTTAAAACTTGTTTCTTTATCGCAATATTTCTTCTCATCGTACTTTCAGCCTTTGCTCTTCTTTACGTAGAAGACATCCCTTTACCATCACTAGAATCAAAATCGCAAACACAAACACAGACACAAACAGAACCAGAGCAACAAGTTTCATGTTCAGGAGAAATACTAGGTGCATTCAACGGACTACAAAAGCCGATGTGGATGTTAATGTTAGTGACAGCCATAAACTGGGTAGCATGGTTCCCATTTTTCTTGTTCGACACGGATTGGATGGGTCACGAAGTCTACGGCGGCAATCCCGGAGACGACGCATACAGCCGTGGAGTCCGTGCCGGAGCAATGGGGCTCATGATCAATGCTGTTGTGCTTGCTTTAATGTCGTTAGCAGTGGAGCCATTAGGGCGCTTTGTTGGGGGTGCAAAAAGACTCTGGGGGATTGTGAATATCATTCTTGCGGTTGGACTCGCCATGACTATAGTCATTACCAAGGCAGCTCAGCATGAACGCCGCGTCAGTGATGGTGATACGCCTTCTGCTGGGATTAAGGCTGCCTCGCTCGTTTTCTTCGCTGTCCTGGGAATTCCTCTTGCg ATTAATTTCAGTGTTCCGTTTGCTTTAGCATCTATTTACTCCAGCGCAACAGGGGCTGGACAAG GTTTATCTTTGGGAGTTCTTAATATTGCAGTTGTCGTTCCACAA ATGATAGTGTCGGCATTGAGTGGACCATGGGACTCTCTGTTTGGTGGAGGCAACTTGCCGGCGTTTGTGGTGGGTGTCGTGGCCGCCGTCATCAGTGGTGTATTAGCAATTATTGTTTTGCCTACCCCAAAGCCAACCGATGTGGCCAAGGCTTCATTTGCGGGTGGATTTCATTAG